In the Flavobacterium pallidum genome, one interval contains:
- a CDS encoding VOC family protein, with protein sequence MKKVTGIGGVFFKSKDPKAMYEWYKTHLGIESSPWGAKFEWREEGDPEKKGSTAWSTFPDTTKYFEPSASDFMINYRVADLEALVAQLKSEGVTIIDDIEASDFGKFVHILDGEGNKIQLWEPVN encoded by the coding sequence ATGAAAAAAGTAACAGGAATCGGGGGTGTATTCTTTAAATCAAAAGACCCAAAAGCGATGTATGAATGGTATAAAACACATCTTGGGATTGAAAGCAGCCCATGGGGTGCCAAATTCGAATGGCGCGAAGAAGGCGATCCAGAGAAGAAAGGCTCGACAGCATGGAGCACTTTCCCGGATACAACCAAATACTTTGAACCGTCAGCCAGTGATTTCATGATCAATTACCGCGTTGCCGATCTTGAGGCGCTGGTAGCGCAATTGAAAAGTGAAGGCGTAACTATTATAGACGACATTGAGGCTTCCGACTTTGGGAAGTTTGTACATATCCTCGATGGTGAGGGCAATAAAATACAATTGTGGGAACCCGTTAATTAA
- a CDS encoding DUF4199 domain-containing protein has product MKKITLTYGLIAGTVVSVVMLFSMNYLSHCNGNVDYGTSMVVGYASMLIAFSLVFVGIKNYRDKHNGGVISFGLAFKIGSLMVLIASTMYVVAWLIDFFYFIPGFIDTYSAHMLAELRASGASQVKIDAKTKEMAEFAIMYRNPFFNAMMTYAEILPVGLIVTLISSLTFKKKPAVEGAQIQ; this is encoded by the coding sequence ATGAAAAAAATTACACTTACGTACGGATTGATTGCCGGTACGGTCGTATCGGTTGTGATGCTGTTTTCAATGAATTATTTAAGCCATTGCAACGGGAACGTCGACTATGGCACGAGTATGGTTGTCGGGTATGCCTCGATGCTGATTGCGTTTTCACTGGTGTTTGTGGGGATTAAGAATTACAGGGACAAACACAACGGCGGTGTCATCAGTTTCGGGCTGGCTTTTAAAATTGGATCTTTGATGGTACTGATCGCCTCAACGATGTATGTCGTCGCCTGGCTGATTGACTTCTTTTATTTCATTCCGGGTTTCATTGACACTTATTCAGCACACATGCTGGCCGAACTCAGGGCAAGTGGTGCGAGCCAGGTAAAGATCGATGCTAAAACAAAAGAGATGGCGGAATTTGCCATCATGTACAGGAATCCATTTTTTAATGCGATGATGACTTATGCGGAGATTTTGCCCGTAGGCCTGATTGTAACGCTGATTAGCTCATTAACTTTTAAGAAGAAACCAGCAGTCGAAGGAGCTCAAATTCAATAA
- a CDS encoding helix-turn-helix transcriptional regulator, producing the protein MAANTGFLIKYRSIILYGISLAALMFLLKWLELRFIIFEHSFEVYAGLIAVIFTALGIWLALKLSKPKVQTVVVEKPVYVKNDAFTLNTALVSQLELSKREMEILNLLAAGHSNQEIAGEIFVSLSTVKTHIQNLFEKLDVKRRTQAVEKARRLQLIP; encoded by the coding sequence ATGGCAGCCAATACTGGTTTTTTAATCAAATACCGCTCAATAATCCTTTACGGCATCAGCCTGGCGGCACTGATGTTTCTTTTAAAATGGCTTGAACTGCGCTTTATCATCTTCGAGCATTCGTTCGAGGTGTATGCAGGGCTTATAGCAGTAATTTTTACCGCACTGGGAATTTGGCTTGCCCTGAAACTCTCCAAACCGAAAGTGCAGACCGTGGTCGTAGAAAAGCCTGTATATGTCAAAAATGATGCGTTTACACTGAACACAGCCTTGGTCTCGCAACTCGAGCTCAGCAAACGTGAAATGGAAATATTGAATCTTTTGGCAGCAGGACACAGCAACCAGGAAATTGCAGGCGAAATTTTCGTATCATTAAGTACGGTAAAAACGCACATCCAGAATCTTTTTGAAAAACTGGACGTGAAGCGCAGGACACAGGCGGTGGAAAAGGCGCGCAGGCTGCAACTGATTCCTTAA